A window of Candidatus Nealsonbacteria bacterium genomic DNA:
GAAGGAAAGCCCATAACCTCTCTGCAATTCCGTTTCCGTATAATCGGGTAAATAAAAATTTACGTCGCTTAAATCTCCAGAAAGGCTTTCTTCGACAATTAAACCCTTTGGGTATTTAATTGTATAACCAAATTTTTTATCAGTATATAATTTCCAATTGGCTGTTTCATCTACTGGAACCTTTTCTTCTGGGACTTCTACCTCTCCTGGAATTTCTACGGAGGGTTTTACTCCTGGCACTTTAGCTTCTTCTTTTGGCGACCACCAACCTTCCGGCGCTAAAGCTTTGGAGGACAAGTACTGATAACCTAAAATCCCGCCGCCCACAATAACAGCCAGCACAACAACAATTAATATATATTTTAAGTTAGTTTTACCTTCCGTAATAAAGGGCATGTTACATTATTATACATGTTTAACACCCGACATTAAACAACCAAACAGTGGATAATTCCTATGTGAATTGTTGTTCTCGAGAACTGTTCCCGTGATGTTTTATCTAATTATTAACTTAAATTCTTTAGGTTCTATTTCTACCTTATCTCCTCTCTTTAGTTCATCTCTTAAAATGGCTTCGGCTAAAACATCTTCTACTTTATCTTGAATAACTCGTCTCATTTCTCTGGCCCCGAAGATGGGATTATAACCTAGTTCAACTATTTTTTCTTTTAGTTGAGGAGTAATTATGAATTCAATATATTTTTTGGCCAAATTCTTTTTTAACCTTGAAAACAAAATCTCTGAAATATCAAGTAAGTTCTGACGGGTTAGAGGTCTAAAAATTACCATGGCATCGAATCGGTTAACAAGCTCTGGCCGAAAAATTCCTTTAGCAAAGAGATAATCCAAGAGTTCTTTTTTTACACCCTGCCATGCTGTCTTGGTTTTAATTGCCTCTAAAATAATCTTGTAGCCGGCATTGGAGGTGGCAATTATGATTGTATTTGAAAAGCTAACTTTTCTTCCCAAACCATCTGTCACATAACCTTCATCTAAAATCTGTAAAAATAAATTCAAGATATTATGATGAGCTTTCTCAATTTCATCTAATAAAACCAAAGAAAAAGGATTCTCTCTGACAGGAGTGGTTAAGAGCCCCTCTTCACCGGCCGAACCCAATAACCTGGAAATATCTTCAATCGCTTGGAATTCTGACATATCCAGCCTTATCATTCGCTTCTCAGACCCAAAATATGTTGCAGCCAACGCCTTTGAGGTTTCTGTTTTGCCAACTCCGGTGGGCCCTAAAAACAGGAAAGTACCCATAGGACCCCTCCTAACTGTAATATCGGCCCGAGCCCTTCTTAAAGCTTCTGAAATTGCCCTAACTGCTTCTTCTTGATTAATAATCCTTTGATGAATTAGTTTTTCCAGATTTAATAAAATTTCTTTTTCCCGAGCTGCTACCTCTCCCACCGGAATCTGGGTTTTTTCAGAAACAATTTTAGCTATGTGTTCTGGCAAAATTAACTTTCCCTTTATATAACGGGAAACATAAACCATTATTTCGTCTAAAAGGTCAATTGCTTTCTTGGGAAAAGGGACTGTCTGGATATAACGACTAGCATAAACAATAATATCCCGAAGGGCCAGATAGCTTATGAACTTTTTATATTTTTTCTCGAATGATGGAACTAAACTCTCTAAGATTAAAATCGTCTCTGTTTCCGAAAGTTCAGAAGCTTCAATCTTGCCAAAAAGATTCAGAAGAGAAGGATTTTGCTCTATATACTTGTGAAGACCAGTAAAAGAAGTTATTCCTATGATTCGAAAAGAAGGTAAACGCAGATAGGAAGAAAGAGCGCCCGAAATATCAATTATTCCGGGCCTGGCAAGCTGGCCAATATAATTGTGAAACTCATCAATAACCAGAATAATATTTCCTGCTCTAACTACTTCTTTAAAAATTCTATCTAAAACAGCTTCAACTTCTTCAAGGGAGGTTATCTCCGATAAAAGAGAAGTAAGATCCAGCTCCACTACCCTTTTATAATTCAATTCCGGCAGACTTTGGCCATAAAGAACTCTCAAAGTTAAACCATGAATAATGCTCTTTCTGCCAATCCCTGGTTCTCCTATAAGCAATACATTATTAATCTCTGTACGGGCCAAAACTCTTTCTATCGCCTCCAGAGCATCCTGATGGCCAATAATTTCTTCAAAACCTCTTTTTTTCGCTACTTCTGTCCAGTCTGTTGAATACCGATCCAAGGTAACCGTATAGCCCGCCGCCCAATCTCTGGCAATAGATCCTTTCCTTTTTAAGTTTTCTATTTCCCAAAATCTTTCAGCTAAAGCTGATCTTTTTTCTAAAGATTCTAACCACCAGGTCAAATTTTCAATATCTTGGGATACAAGCTTAGTTTCAATCAAAATCCTCCTAAAAAATTGGTTATACTTAGAAAGAGCAGTTAACATGTCCCCCAATTCAACTCTTTGATGTCCTTTTTTTTGGGCAATCCTGAAAGATTCAAAAATTGTTTCTTGAAAATCAATGGAATAGCCGGAAGTTTCCTTCTCCGGAGAAAGTTTTTCTGTTTTTAATTCTTTTTTTAGTGCCGCCTTAACTTCGTTCAGATTCAACATAGCTCGAGAGAATATAAAATTTAATTTTGGATTGTCTTTTAAAAGAAAATAAAAAAGATGATCTGAAGTAACTTTGGAGAATTTTCTGGATTTAGTAAAATTACTAGATTTTGAAACTGCCCTGGCTATCTCAAAACTTAAGAATTCAGCTAAATTGTATTGTTCAGATTTCGCAATTAACCCTTCAATAATCTTTACTTGCAGGTTTAAGTCTAAAGGATAAAGACGGGGCTTCTTTAATTTTACATTAAAAAAGCTTTCTTGAAGACGGAAAAATATCCAGAAAACCAAAGAGATTACTGATAATCCTAAGGCTGAAGAAAGAATTTCATCAGAAAAAAGTTGTCCCAAAAGTCCGGCTAAAAAGAATAAAAATACAAAAAGAAAAAAGTAAAAAGAAACTCTTTTAAGATTTCTGGCATACTTAAAAAATGGATGTCTTTCCCATTTTACCGCCTGAAAAATTTTAGCTGCCTCTAAGTTAAAATAAAACATTTGTCACGAAATAATTAAAAGTGTGCCCAATACTAGTCCTGAGATCAATAAAACCGGCAATAAAATCCATCCCAGAAATATAATAAATCCGCCAATAATTATAAAAAGTTCAAGAATTAAACCAACTATAATCAAGGCTATCCTTATTAAAGCCCCTAAAAATCGGGACATCAAGTTAGACAAAAGAACATTAAAATACTCCCCAATAGTAAAACCCCTGCCCCTTATCCAATAATATCTTTTCCAATGAGAAAAGAGGGTTTTTAAAAGTAAAGGAATGGAAAAATAATTTAAATTAAACAAGAGAAAATTTCTCCAGCCCTTCAAAATTTCTTTTGGTATTTCAAAGAAATACCAGAAAAACCAAAGCCAAATTATATTATCCTCTAAGATAGATATTTTCATAAGCTCTTTTGGTATATTAACATAAAAAATAAAAAAACAGCATCCAAGGAATAAAAACTCGCTATTGCTTGGTTTTAATGGTATAAAAAAGCGAAATTAACCTAATAATCTCATGCGAGTTATTTTTGCTTTTTTAACTATTATTGCTGTCATTGCGATTTTTTACTCTTTTGGAAAGACTTCCTTTCAGGAAATTGGTGAATGGGAAAATGTCCGAGACTACCTTGCTAGTTTTCAGATTCAAACGAAAACTTCACAAAAGAAATCTTTAAAAACTCAATCTACAAATATAAAATCTGTAGGAACAGCATCGGTTGTCCCGCTAAAATCAGAACCATTTATTTTAATCGACACCTATATAACTTCCGGGCCAGAAGAAGGAGAGATTATAGAAGATACTAATAAAGTTACTTTTGAATTTGATGGAGAGATCTTGATAGGTGGAGCTAAAGAACGAATATCGTTTGAAACAAAATACGAAGGATTTGATGATGATTGGGTAAAAACCTCTTCCAAAAAAAGAACGGTAAATCTTCCTCCGGGGCCAAAAGAATATAAGTTTTTAGTCAGAGCAAAAACAAAAAATTCAGCTGATTTAACTCCGGCCAGCAGAACTTTTAAGATAAATACCTCTCCTTATTTTGGCAAAGTAAAAATTTCCGGAACAAGGGCCAAAACCTCCTCTCGTCCTTCTTTAATTACTTTAAGCTCTCGGCTCAAGAAAGAAGAGAAAATCAATATTACCGGTTGGCGTATTAAAGGAAGGCAAGGAAAAATTGTTATTCCTCAAGGCAGAGAGAAACTTCTTCCAGGTCCTTATGGTTTTATACCTAAAGGAAATATTTTTATTAAAAAATCTGACACAATATACCTATTAAGTAGCTCCAATCCTCTGGGAGGAACTAAGAATGGTTTCCGTTTAAATAAATGTTTTGGTTATTTCTTGAATTATCAGAGTTTTTATCCCTCTTTTTCGAAAAGATGCCCAAGACCAACTTTAGAAGAGATTCCTCATCTTGGCCCATATTGCCAGGATTTTGTTCTTCGCGTTTCTCGCTGCTCAGTCCCAGATTATTCTGATAATCCAGAAGTAGCTGATAGTTCACAATGTACATCTTATATCCAAGATCGCTTTAATTACAACGGCTGTTTTAAATATCATTCCAGAGACGAAGATTTCCTAAAAAATTCTTGGTATATTTATATAGGCAGCGACATTATCAATAAACTACACGATACGCTCTATTTACTCGATCAAAACGGACTCATTGTAGATAAACGTCTTTATTAAAAACCTTACTTAAAAATTTTTACCTTAAAAACCCATCTTGCTTACGATGGGTTTTGAAATTTTAAGCCCGAGGCAACCTTGTCCGCCGTAGCTTCGGCGAGGATGAAAACGAAGGAGGACTTGTCCGTCCGACTGGTCCGCCGAAAGTTTACTGAAGGTGGAAGCTTAAGCGAAGGAGGAAAGCCTGTTTTACTCATATTCAATGGTGGCTGGAGGTTTCTGAGAAATATCGTAAAGAACTCTATTAACGCCTTTTACTTCATTAATAATTCTATTTGAAATTTTCTCTAAAACATCTCCGGGAATTTTTGCCCAATCGGCCGTCATTCCATCTTTAGAACTAACTGCTCGCAAAGAAACGATGTATTCATAAGTTCTGGTATCCCCCATTACTCCTACACTTTTAAGCGGCAGCAAGGAGGCAAATGCTTGCCAAATTTTATCGTATAGTTTGGCTTTTTTTAATTCAGCGATAAAAATACTGTCAGCTTCTCTTAAAATTGATAATCTTTCTTTGGTAACCTCACCCAGTATTCTTATAGATAAGCCTGGGCCCGGAAAGGGATGTCTTTTAATAATGGATTTTGGCAGTCCTAATTTTTCTCCCAACTTTCTTACTTCGTCTTTATAAAGATCCTTAATCGGTTCAATAATTTGGAACTTTAATTTCCTTGGCAAGGCAATATTATGATGGCTTTTAATTTTCGCTGCTTTGTTAAAAGGTTGGGCGGATTCAATCCGGTCCGGATAAATAGTTCCTTGAGCCAAGAATTTAATTTTTACTTCTTTTTCTATTTCTTTAACTTTTCTTTCAAAAACTTTTATAAAGGTTTTGCCAATTATTTTTCTTTTCTTTTCAGGATCAATAACATTATTTAAATTAGCAAGAAATTCGTTTGAAGAATCAACGAAGGAAAAATTTTTAAATCCTACTTTTTTGAAAGTTTTTCTAATTTCATCTGCTTCTTTCTTTCGAAGCAAACCGTTATCAATAAAAACAGCGTAAAGATTATCCCCTATTGCCTTCTGTAATAAAACTGCTGCAACGAAAGAATCGACCCCTCCTGAAACTCCTATGAGAACTGGCTTTTTCCCTATTTGTGCCTGTATCTTGGCGATAATATTGTCTTTAATGTCTCCGATTTTCCAAACTTTCTTTTCCCTGCAAATGTCATAAATAAAATTCTTTAGGATATCTAATCCGTGGACAGTGTGGGTAACCTCCGGGTGAAATTGAACTCCAAAAATTTTATTATCATCATCGGCAAAAGCAGCTATTCTACAGGTCCTGCTTTCGGCAATTCTCTTAAAATTTTGAGGTAATTTTATGACTGAATCGCCATGAGAAAACCACACTTTCTCTTTTTTATTAAGCCCTTTAAATAACCCCCCACCACTTTTCGTGTGGTCTGTTTGGCCAAATTTATCTCCTTGAAAAGTGGTGGGGGGTAAATTACTTTTTTCTAAAATTGTGATGGTTTCTCTGCCATATTCTCCTGATTTTCCTCTTTTGACTTTTCCGCCAAGCATTTTAGTTATGAGTTGCTGGCCATAACAAATTCCTAAAATTGGGATATTTAGTTTAAAAATTCCCTTCGTAGGAAAAAGAGCGTCTTTGTCGTAAATAGAAAAAGGACCACCAGAAAGAATCAGTCCTTTGGGGTTAAACTTTTTAATTTGAGATACTTTGGAGTCAAAAGGCAGAATTTCCGAATAACACCCCAGCTCTCTTATTCTTCGAGAAATTAAATGAGTATATTGACTTCCAAAATTCAAAACAATTATCATTGATTTATTTTACCATAATTAAAAAGCCCCGAGAATAACTCTCGGACAGCCAATTCCCCTGGCCGGACGATGCTGAGAAACTTTATCGTTCCTTTCAAAACAGACCTTCACATTGGTATTCCTTCTGAAATTTATGAAGAAAGTCTTGTGAAATTGCTTTATTTTTGCTATTATACGGTTGCTTTTCCATTATTTTACCTTATTGTAACAAAAAATCTAAAAAATGCTTGACTTCATTAATAATCTCAATTTAGATTCTGGTATAAAACTCCTGAGATCGGTTTTAATATTTGTAATCTTAATTTCGCTATCTAATATTCTCCTCGGAATGGCAAAACGAAGGATCCTCAAAAGAACTAAATCAAAAAAACAACAGTCAAACATCGAAATTCTCTCACGGGCAATCAAGTATTTTATCTTTGTTATAGTATTCATCTTTGCCATTCTGGTTTATACCGGCTCTCTGGGTGGAATAGGATTAGCTGCAGGTTTTCTAACGGCTGCCTTGGGTTTCGCTCTCCAAAAACCAATTAGCGGGGTTGCTGCCTGGTTAATGGTAGTCATTAACAGGCCCTTTGAAATCGGAGACAGAATAAGTATCGGCGAGGTAAAAGGCGATGTATTAGGTATAACCCTATCTCACACTCATATTGGAGAAATTGGCGGAACCATAGAAGCTGAAGAAAAATCGGGAAGAGTTATTTTAATTCCAAACTCTAAGTTATTTGAACAAAATGTCATCAATTACACAAAAACGGGAGAAACTATTTTAGATGACGTAAAGCTCTCTATAACTTTTGAGTCTGATCTGGAGAAAGCGAAAGAAATTGCTCTTCAGTCTGCAAAAAAAATCCTTAAAGATTTTATCGAAAAAACAGAGGAATCATACTTAAGAATTTCGTTCCAACCCTCCGGAATAGATATTATCGTCCGGTATCATGCCCCGGCTGACTCTCGAGTAAAAATAGAAAGCTTAATTACCGAAGAAATATTTAAGAAAATTCAGAGCTCCAAAAATATAGAATTTGCTTATCCTCATATGGAAGTTTTGCTTAGACAAAAATAAATAATTTTATACTTCTTTTAAGGAACAAATTAATTTTAGCAAGCACAAGAAGAAAGATTCAGCATTATTATCAACTAGCCAAAGTCCAAAAAATTTTAACAAAAAGCCCTGATTGAGGGCTTTTTTTGTTTTCCGGGACTTATCTATTTTTTCTTCTTACCATCCCGGAAAAAATTTGTGGGTGAGGCAGGATTTGAACCTGTAACCCCTGCGATGTGACCGCAGTGCTCTGCCATTGAGCTACTCACCCAAGAAAGAGAAGACGCTCCCCGCCCCGTAGTCAAATAACGAAACATTTGTGCTATGGGGTAACCGGTCGAACTATACGCCCTCACCAATTTTTTAGCATTTTTATTTTTATGTGTAAAGGATATAATAAATTAAGGCATTATGCCTTATAAAAAACATGCAAGTTTTTGAATTTCATTTTAATCCGAAAGCCAAAGAAGATGTCATTTACGATAGCTTTGTTTTTGAGCCGGAAAATATCTGGGAAAGAAAAATGGGCAAGCTTTATATGGTAGGTACTCTCTCTAATGTTTTACCTCAGAATACCAGATTCCTAGAACAATTAAGCGCTCAAATTAAAAAAGAATATTATCGGGTTACAGAACGTTCTCCGGAACTCTCTCTCGGAGAATGTTTAAAGGAAGCTAATGAATTTTTGGCAGAAGAGACCAAGAAAGGAAATGTTAGTTGGCTGGGAAATCTTGATTTTGCCGTTCTTTCTTTAAAAGACAATACTATCAATTTCACAACCACGGGAGATATTTCACTTTTTATTCTAAGAGAAGGGCAAATAACCGATATTAATCAAACCTTAAGGCTGCAGGAAATAGAACCATATCCGCTAAAAATTTTTAGCAATACTGTTTCTGGAAAAATTTCTTCCGATGATAGAATAGTGATTTTAACCAAAAAAGTCTCTGATTTTTTTGCTGCTGAAAATCTATTAGAAGATATTGCTAAGCTGGAAAAAATCGGAGAAAAAGAACTCAAAAAGATATTTCAAAAGAAAGAATTTATTTCTTCAGAAATTTCTGGAATTTGCTTTTTAGTTGATTTGGTTGGAGAAGAAACTGCTAAAGAAAGGGTGACTCTTGAAAAAAAGATATTACCTTTTTCAATTTGGCAAATTTCGAACTTCTTTTCAAAAGAAAAAATTCGAAAGTTATTGTTGAAATTAAAGCCTTCTCAAATTCAAGTAAAAATTCCTCAGGAGCTAAAATTCCAACTTCCTGTCTTCAGCTTATTTAAACTGCCGGTTCTCAATTTGCTTACAAGATTACCAAAAGTCAGTATTTCCCAGGCTTCCAAAAGAAATTCACTATTAATCTTAATCCTTATTTTCGTCCTTACTGTAGGAGGATTTTTGGCGAATCTTGAAAGAAAAGGAGAGATCGAAAAAATTCAGCTTATCTTAGTTGAGGTGGAAGAAAAGATTCAATCAGCCCAAGAAGCTCTAATTTCGGAAAATAGAGAAAAGGCCAATACACTCTATCAACAGGCCTGGGACATAATTCTACCTTTAGATAAAACTGACAGTCCGGTAGAAAATAAAGTTTTTCAATTAAAAAACTTAATTGAATCCCAGCTTATTCCTTTAAATAAACTGGAAATAATCGATAATCCAGAAATAATTTTTGATTTTGGAACAGTTAATTTTACTCCCCAGAAAATGGTTGGATTTAAAGAAAAACTCTATTTATTTAATCCTTATTTGGCGGATATTTATCGATTAGAACCAAAAGAAAAAGGAGTTGATGCCATTCAGGTTGAAGACAAATTTAATTTAGCGGCTGCCTTAGAAAAAAAGGGTATGCTTCTATTTTTTTCCCGGCCCAATAAATTATTTTCTTTTGAAGAAAATCAGTTTAGACGGGCCTTCTTCCTTAAAGACCCATATCCTGATTATCAATTCAATGATTTCGCTATTTTTCAGTTAAACCTTTACTTCCTGGATAATAAAAAGGGAGAAATTTTAAAATATTCTTTCAATGAAAATCGGATTGAATTTCAGGGAAGTCTCTGGCTTAGCTTAGCGACGAAAAAACCAATTGATGCAAAATCAATGGCAATAGATGGTTCAATTTGGATTTTAACTAAAGGGTATGAAATCGAGAAATACACCAAGGGCTTCTTTGAAGAAAAACTTGAGTTTAATTTCTTTCCTTACATTGAAAAGCCAACTAAAATCTTTACCGCAGACAATCTTCCTTATCTCTATATTTTAGAGCCGGCAGAAAAAAGAATCATCATTACAACTAAAGAGGGGGAAATTTTGCAACAATTTCAGTCAGACCAATTCAATAATTTAAAAGATTTTTCAGTATCAGAAGATGGTAAAACAATTTATCTTTTAAACGGAATTAAGGTTTATAAAGTCGGATTTTGACAGTTATTGTTTTGATTAAAATAAAGTAAAAGCCGGGCTCAGCCCGGCTTTTACTTTACAAGATATTACTGAATATTCTTAGAAAAAAGGTCTTTTTTTCTTTTCTTCCTCTTTTTTTCTTTTACCGAAAAATAACAAAATAATCAATAGAATAATTGGAAAAAACAGAATCCAGTAATATTGCATAAGGAAAGCCATAATAACAGATATTGCTGCAGCAGTAATTAATATCAACCAAGTATTTTCATCTTCTTTTTTTATTCCTTTTTTCGTTAAGTAGAATAAAATAAACAATGCAACTAAAGCTAAAAGTAAAATCCAAAAGAGATTTCCTGAGAAGTCTTTTAGATTGAAGATACCACTAATTGCTGCTAAGAACTGATTGAAACCTAATCCTCCCTCTTCTTCGGCTTCAGCAGTGATAACTTCTTCTTCCTCTTCTTCTTCCTCTTCAATCTCTTCTTCAATCTCTTCTTCAATCTCTTCTGCCTCGGTTTCAACCACTGGAGTCTCAGTTGGAACCTGAGGAGAAATTATCTCTATCTCTGCTCTTAATGTCTCTATCCTATCCCCTATTTCCTTTAGTCCTTTTTCTATGTCCTCAAGAGGAATTTCTTCTGCTTCTTCTTCAACACCTTCTTCTTGAACACTTCCAGTAGTAAAGGTCAGCTCTCTGCCTAAAATTTCGGGCGGTGAACTATGTGAGATTGCCCGCCAGAAATAAGTAGTGTTTGGAGTTAAACCTATAATTATTACTGTATGGAAAGTAACTTTATTTACATCTTCAGTTATTGAGAAAGCGTAGCCATAATTCGGAGAATCATTTAAGGTAGAATGAAAAACGGTGTCATAAACAACTCGGCTGGTAGCCGGCATATTAGTAAACCAAGTAACAGTAACTGTATCTGTTAAGACTTCCTCGTTTTTCTCATTAAATACAGTTAATCCAAAGATTACAACCGAACCGCCTCCGCCACTGACAGGCGGACTTACTTGACAATCAGAATCATCTCCATCAACGTTTCCATCACTATCATCATCTATACCGTTGTCGCAAATTTCTTCAACGCCCGGATTAACATCCGGGTTATTGTCATCGCTGTCTATTAAACCGCAATCACCTCCTTCTACCGCATAACCATCGCCATCATTGTCTGTGCAGGATAAATAATTCGCGAAATCAATATCTGACAAGGTCTCATTTTCATCAATAGAAACTATGTATGAAAGGCTGCCCGGGTAGGTCTGAATCCAACCAGTCTGACCCGCCATAGATTCGCTTACCCTGTAGTTCCCTGCCTCTAGTCCGTCAAAAAGATAACATCCTTGGTTGTCTCCTTCCTGCGGGGTGATAGCAGAGGTAACCTGTTCCCAATCTTCGCCGTTTTGTTTTTCCAAAACGATTGTCCAGCCGCCCAGTTTTTCTTCTTCCTGGTCAATTTGGCCGTTATTATTAATATCATTATATTTACAACCAGAAATGATAGTGTCTTCTGGCTCTGGTTCTGGCTCTGGTTCTTCTGCACAACTATCATTTACGGCCCCCGGAGTCCCTAAGTCTCCATCTCCGAAAGAAGAAGTAGAAACACACCAATTAGCTCCTACATTATTATCTAAAACAGGGTCAGCTAAGATCATTGAAGCTCCTGTGGGATTCGGGAAGTCAGGGCCGCCGTCATATTCGACACGGTCTATTTCGGTATCATCGCATTCAAGGATAATTTCATCTGCAGTATTAACCAAAAAGAAGCTAGAGTAAACATAATCCGGGGTTATACCTCCGTTTTCTCCGGGATTACCGTTTCTGGCTAAAACTGCATAGCTGGCAGCTGGCACCACTAAAGAAGAATTAATTGTATGGCTGTTTATGTCATCATCTCGAATTAAGCATCCTTCAAGATCAATATCGCTGTCGGTAGTATTATAAATTTCAAACCACTCTCCATCCGAATCAGAAACAGTATCTGGATTTTGTATTA
This region includes:
- a CDS encoding ATP-dependent Clp protease ATP-binding subunit produces the protein MFYFNLEAAKIFQAVKWERHPFFKYARNLKRVSFYFFLFVFLFFLAGLLGQLFSDEILSSALGLSVISLVFWIFFRLQESFFNVKLKKPRLYPLDLNLQVKIIEGLIAKSEQYNLAEFLSFEIARAVSKSSNFTKSRKFSKVTSDHLFYFLLKDNPKLNFIFSRAMLNLNEVKAALKKELKTEKLSPEKETSGYSIDFQETIFESFRIAQKKGHQRVELGDMLTALSKYNQFFRRILIETKLVSQDIENLTWWLESLEKRSALAERFWEIENLKRKGSIARDWAAGYTVTLDRYSTDWTEVAKKRGFEEIIGHQDALEAIERVLARTEINNVLLIGEPGIGRKSIIHGLTLRVLYGQSLPELNYKRVVELDLTSLLSEITSLEEVEAVLDRIFKEVVRAGNIILVIDEFHNYIGQLARPGIIDISGALSSYLRLPSFRIIGITSFTGLHKYIEQNPSLLNLFGKIEASELSETETILILESLVPSFEKKYKKFISYLALRDIIVYASRYIQTVPFPKKAIDLLDEIMVYVSRYIKGKLILPEHIAKIVSEKTQIPVGEVAAREKEILLNLEKLIHQRIINQEEAVRAISEALRRARADITVRRGPMGTFLFLGPTGVGKTETSKALAATYFGSEKRMIRLDMSEFQAIEDISRLLGSAGEEGLLTTPVRENPFSLVLLDEIEKAHHNILNLFLQILDEGYVTDGLGRKVSFSNTIIIATSNAGYKIILEAIKTKTAWQGVKKELLDYLFAKGIFRPELVNRFDAMVIFRPLTRQNLLDISEILFSRLKKNLAKKYIEFIITPQLKEKIVELGYNPIFGAREMRRVIQDKVEDVLAEAILRDELKRGDKVEIEPKEFKLIIR
- a CDS encoding mechanosensitive ion channel family protein, yielding MLDFINNLNLDSGIKLLRSVLIFVILISLSNILLGMAKRRILKRTKSKKQQSNIEILSRAIKYFIFVIVFIFAILVYTGSLGGIGLAAGFLTAALGFALQKPISGVAAWLMVVINRPFEIGDRISIGEVKGDVLGITLSHTHIGEIGGTIEAEEKSGRVILIPNSKLFEQNVINYTKTGETILDDVKLSITFESDLEKAKEIALQSAKKILKDFIEKTEESYLRISFQPSGIDIIVRYHAPADSRVKIESLITEEIFKKIQSSKNIEFAYPHMEVLLRQK
- the guaA gene encoding glutamine-hydrolyzing GMP synthase, with product MIIVLNFGSQYTHLISRRIRELGCYSEILPFDSKVSQIKKFNPKGLILSGGPFSIYDKDALFPTKGIFKLNIPILGICYGQQLITKMLGGKVKRGKSGEYGRETITILEKSNLPPTTFQGDKFGQTDHTKSGGGLFKGLNKKEKVWFSHGDSVIKLPQNFKRIAESRTCRIAAFADDDNKIFGVQFHPEVTHTVHGLDILKNFIYDICREKKVWKIGDIKDNIIAKIQAQIGKKPVLIGVSGGVDSFVAAVLLQKAIGDNLYAVFIDNGLLRKKEADEIRKTFKKVGFKNFSFVDSSNEFLANLNNVIDPEKKRKIIGKTFIKVFERKVKEIEKEVKIKFLAQGTIYPDRIESAQPFNKAAKIKSHHNIALPRKLKFQIIEPIKDLYKDEVRKLGEKLGLPKSIIKRHPFPGPGLSIRILGEVTKERLSILREADSIFIAELKKAKLYDKIWQAFASLLPLKSVGVMGDTRTYEYIVSLRAVSSKDGMTADWAKIPGDVLEKISNRIINEVKGVNRVLYDISQKPPATIEYE